From a region of the Podarcis muralis chromosome 16, rPodMur119.hap1.1, whole genome shotgun sequence genome:
- the TOP6BL gene encoding type 2 DNA topoisomerase 6 subunit B-like isoform X7 → MCREMKDLLPLCQSKALSGRGCPHECIDIMPFQLSFELDEKSGAIEEDCLALKQFIHRISLTHTTVKFHYCVKVNGSISAETYNTERGAATCLPGGTRLLSEGSHFVRSAARDVPSSCDKIHPMTGEPICLLIPDEVAERGFSGELRLMPVVSLCPCQKPYPNKPAQIAAVSIFLYDPAGLPVLFSTKEASCSFFKDPSCLITWEKYGYQATLNSDPHWEEGKDTAKPDIRYKLHASHQQDSDAQEQTLLLFLFLSYSDQFNDKTVYNFWDRQVILSHLSPILLCSKQAVKGCIQGVVSRILEQHYKVSREQQKLAQSLPIMAGAISSIVSSSTDSEFRRKCLQSLQVADTQEFQVTIKDTFNKVILNQWKCSSACDARRASFSV, encoded by the exons AAATGAAAGATTTGCTGCCTTTATGCCAGAGCAAAGCCTTGAGTGGAAGGGGGTGTCCCCATGAATGTATAGACATCATGCCTTTTCAACTCTCCTTTGAG CTTGATGAGAAATCTGGAGCTATTGAGGAGGACTGTTTGGCATTGAAGCAATTCATCCACCGGATCAGCCTTACACACACAACA GTAAAATTTCATTATTGTGTAAAAGTGAACGGCTCAATCTCTGCTGAGACCTATAA CACAGAGAGGGGAGCTGCCACATGTTTGCCAGGTGGGACAAGACTACTGAGTGAAGGGAGTCATTTTGTGAG ATCAGCAGCCAGGGATGTGCCttcatcttgtgacaaaatccaCCCCATGACTGGTGAGCCAATTTGCCTCTTAATTCCAGATGAGGTAGCTGAAAGAGGCTTCAGTGGAGAGCTAAGGCTCATGCCTGTTGTCTCCCTGTGTCCCTGCCAGAAACCATACCCTAACAAGCCAGCACAAATAGCTGCTGTCTC TATCTTTCTTTATGACCCAGCAGGTCTGCCTGTATTGTTCTCCACAAAGGAAGCatcatgttctttttttaaagatcctTCATGTCTAATAACATGGGAGAAATATGGCTATCAGGCAACACTGAATTCAGATCCCCATTGGGAAGAAGGTAAAG ATACTGCAAAACCTGATATCAGATACAAGCTTCATGCCAGCCACCAACAGGACTCAGATGCTCAGGAACAAACGCTACTGCTCTTCCTCTTTCTCAGCTACTCAGATCAGTTTAATGACAAGACAGTCTATAATTTCT GGGACCGGCAAGTGATCCTATCACATCTCTCTCCTATCCTGTTGTGCAGCAAACAAGCTGTGAAAGGCTGCATCCAAGGAGTGGTCAGTAGGATCCTGGAGCAGCATTACAAAGTGTCCCGG GAACAGCAGAAACTGGCACAGTCTTTGCCCATCATGGCAGGTGCCATTTCAAGTATAGTTTCAAGCAGCACTGACAGTGAGTTCAGAAGGAAATGCCTCCAGTCTTTGCAG GTTGCAGATACCCAGGAGTTCCAAGTGACCATCAAAGATACCTTCAACAAAGTCATTCTTAACCAGTGGAAATGTAGCAGTGCATGTGACGCCAGAAGGGCAAGTTTCTCTGTTTAA
- the TOP6BL gene encoding type 2 DNA topoisomerase 6 subunit B-like isoform X9 — protein MGDLALATRTFQQKVTSATNLSVIRCVELDEKSGAIEEDCLALKQFIHRISLTHTTVKFHYCVKVNGSISAETYNTERGAATCLPGGTRLLSEGSHFVRSAARDVPSSCDKIHPMTGEPICLLIPDEVAERGFSGELRLMPVVSLCPCQKPYPNKPAQIAAVSIFLYDPAGLPVLFSTKEASCSFFKDPSCLITWEKYGYQATLNSDPHWEEGKDTAKPDIRYKLHASHQQDSDAQEQTLLLFLFLSYSDQFNDKTVYNFWDRQVILSHLSPILLCSKQAVKGCIQGVVSRILEQHYKVSREQQKLAQSLPIMAGAISSIVSSSTDSEFRRKCLQSLQVADTQEFQVTIKDTFNKVILNQWKCSSACDARRASFSV, from the exons CTTGATGAGAAATCTGGAGCTATTGAGGAGGACTGTTTGGCATTGAAGCAATTCATCCACCGGATCAGCCTTACACACACAACA GTAAAATTTCATTATTGTGTAAAAGTGAACGGCTCAATCTCTGCTGAGACCTATAA CACAGAGAGGGGAGCTGCCACATGTTTGCCAGGTGGGACAAGACTACTGAGTGAAGGGAGTCATTTTGTGAG ATCAGCAGCCAGGGATGTGCCttcatcttgtgacaaaatccaCCCCATGACTGGTGAGCCAATTTGCCTCTTAATTCCAGATGAGGTAGCTGAAAGAGGCTTCAGTGGAGAGCTAAGGCTCATGCCTGTTGTCTCCCTGTGTCCCTGCCAGAAACCATACCCTAACAAGCCAGCACAAATAGCTGCTGTCTC TATCTTTCTTTATGACCCAGCAGGTCTGCCTGTATTGTTCTCCACAAAGGAAGCatcatgttctttttttaaagatcctTCATGTCTAATAACATGGGAGAAATATGGCTATCAGGCAACACTGAATTCAGATCCCCATTGGGAAGAAGGTAAAG ATACTGCAAAACCTGATATCAGATACAAGCTTCATGCCAGCCACCAACAGGACTCAGATGCTCAGGAACAAACGCTACTGCTCTTCCTCTTTCTCAGCTACTCAGATCAGTTTAATGACAAGACAGTCTATAATTTCT GGGACCGGCAAGTGATCCTATCACATCTCTCTCCTATCCTGTTGTGCAGCAAACAAGCTGTGAAAGGCTGCATCCAAGGAGTGGTCAGTAGGATCCTGGAGCAGCATTACAAAGTGTCCCGG GAACAGCAGAAACTGGCACAGTCTTTGCCCATCATGGCAGGTGCCATTTCAAGTATAGTTTCAAGCAGCACTGACAGTGAGTTCAGAAGGAAATGCCTCCAGTCTTTGCAG GTTGCAGATACCCAGGAGTTCCAAGTGACCATCAAAGATACCTTCAACAAAGTCATTCTTAACCAGTGGAAATGTAGCAGTGCATGTGACGCCAGAAGGGCAAGTTTCTCTGTTTAA
- the RCE1 gene encoding CAAX prenyl protease 2 isoform X1, whose amino-acid sequence MSEETAAGAGPGGSGSGLCWASLFSCLSLACCYVGSLYVWKSHLPRDHPAVIKRRFTSVLIVSSLSPIFIWAWKEVTGIKPDASLLALMGFRLEGIIPATVLPLLLTMVLFLGPLIQLSMDCPWDLVEGLKVAFDPSFWVLCLTDMRWLRNQVIAPFTEELVFRACMLPMLVPCTGLGPAVFTCPLFFGVAHFHHVIEQLRFRQGSTASIFLSAVFQFSYTAVFGTYTAFIFIRTGHLIGPVLCHSFCNYVGFPAVGAALDHPQRCLVIFFYLLGVILFLLLLHPMTDPAFFGHLPICSLSRLTSHTSSLGSFSLCS is encoded by the exons ATGTCGGAGGAGACGGCAGCGGGCGCGGGGCCGGGGGGCTCCGGCTCGGGGCTCTGCTGGGCCTCGCTCTTCTCCTGCCTCAGCCTGGCCTGCTGCTATGTGGGCAGCCTCTACGTGTGGAAGAGCCACTTGCCCAG GGACCACCCAGCTGTCATCAAACGGAGGTTCACCAGCGTCCTCATTGTCTCCAGCCTCTCACCCATCTTCATCTGGGCCTGGAAAGAGGTGACAGGCATTAAG CCAGATGCATCCCTTCTTGCCCTGATGGGCTTCCGGCTTGAGGGCATTATACCAGCAACCGTGCTGCCTTTGCTGTTAACCATG GTCCTATTCCTTGGTCCTCTTATCCAGCTCTCGATGGACTGTCCTTGGGACCTGGTAGAAGGTTTGAAAGTTGCGTTTG ACCCCAGCTTTTGGGTTCTCTGTCTGACTGACATGCGCTGGCTCCGCAACCAGGTCATTGCGCCCTTCACGGAGGAGCTGGTCTTCCGGGCCTGCATGCTGCCCATGCTCGTCCCTTGCACGGGATTGGGGCCTGCTGTCTTCACCTGCCCGCTGTTCTTCGGAGTCG CTCACTTTCACCATGTTATTGAGCAGCTACGGTTTCGCCAAGGAAGCACAGCCAGCATCTTCCTCTCAGCAG tgttccagttttcataCACAGCTGTTTTTGGAACATACACGGCCTTCATCTTCATCCGGACAG GGCACCTCATTGGGCCTGTGCTCTGCCACTCCTTCTGCAACTACGTCGGGTTCCCTGCTGTCGGCGCAGCCCTGGACCACCCACAGCGCTGCCTCGTCATCTTCTTCTACCTGTTGGGagtgatcctcttcctcctcctcttgcaccCCATGACGGATCCCGCTTTCTTTGGCCACCTGCCCATCTGCTCCCTCTCCAGACTGACTTCGCACACCAGCAGCCTTGGCAGCTTCTCCCTCTGCTCTTGA
- the RCE1 gene encoding CAAX prenyl protease 2 isoform X2: MSEETAAGAGPGGSGSGLCWASLFSCLSLACCYVGSLYVWKSHLPRDHPAVIKRRFTSVLIVSSLSPIFIWAWKEVTGIKPDASLLALMGFRLEGIIPATVLPLLLTMVLFLGPLIQLSMDCPWDLVEGLKVAFAHFHHVIEQLRFRQGSTASIFLSAVFQFSYTAVFGTYTAFIFIRTGHLIGPVLCHSFCNYVGFPAVGAALDHPQRCLVIFFYLLGVILFLLLLHPMTDPAFFGHLPICSLSRLTSHTSSLGSFSLCS; this comes from the exons ATGTCGGAGGAGACGGCAGCGGGCGCGGGGCCGGGGGGCTCCGGCTCGGGGCTCTGCTGGGCCTCGCTCTTCTCCTGCCTCAGCCTGGCCTGCTGCTATGTGGGCAGCCTCTACGTGTGGAAGAGCCACTTGCCCAG GGACCACCCAGCTGTCATCAAACGGAGGTTCACCAGCGTCCTCATTGTCTCCAGCCTCTCACCCATCTTCATCTGGGCCTGGAAAGAGGTGACAGGCATTAAG CCAGATGCATCCCTTCTTGCCCTGATGGGCTTCCGGCTTGAGGGCATTATACCAGCAACCGTGCTGCCTTTGCTGTTAACCATG GTCCTATTCCTTGGTCCTCTTATCCAGCTCTCGATGGACTGTCCTTGGGACCTGGTAGAAGGTTTGAAAGTTGCGTTTG CTCACTTTCACCATGTTATTGAGCAGCTACGGTTTCGCCAAGGAAGCACAGCCAGCATCTTCCTCTCAGCAG tgttccagttttcataCACAGCTGTTTTTGGAACATACACGGCCTTCATCTTCATCCGGACAG GGCACCTCATTGGGCCTGTGCTCTGCCACTCCTTCTGCAACTACGTCGGGTTCCCTGCTGTCGGCGCAGCCCTGGACCACCCACAGCGCTGCCTCGTCATCTTCTTCTACCTGTTGGGagtgatcctcttcctcctcctcttgcaccCCATGACGGATCCCGCTTTCTTTGGCCACCTGCCCATCTGCTCCCTCTCCAGACTGACTTCGCACACCAGCAGCCTTGGCAGCTTCTCCCTCTGCTCTTGA
- the RCE1 gene encoding CAAX prenyl protease 2 isoform X3 — protein sequence MGFRLEGIIPATVLPLLLTMVLFLGPLIQLSMDCPWDLVEGLKVAFDPSFWVLCLTDMRWLRNQVIAPFTEELVFRACMLPMLVPCTGLGPAVFTCPLFFGVAHFHHVIEQLRFRQGSTASIFLSAVFQFSYTAVFGTYTAFIFIRTGHLIGPVLCHSFCNYVGFPAVGAALDHPQRCLVIFFYLLGVILFLLLLHPMTDPAFFGHLPICSLSRLTSHTSSLGSFSLCS from the exons ATGGGCTTCCGGCTTGAGGGCATTATACCAGCAACCGTGCTGCCTTTGCTGTTAACCATG GTCCTATTCCTTGGTCCTCTTATCCAGCTCTCGATGGACTGTCCTTGGGACCTGGTAGAAGGTTTGAAAGTTGCGTTTG ACCCCAGCTTTTGGGTTCTCTGTCTGACTGACATGCGCTGGCTCCGCAACCAGGTCATTGCGCCCTTCACGGAGGAGCTGGTCTTCCGGGCCTGCATGCTGCCCATGCTCGTCCCTTGCACGGGATTGGGGCCTGCTGTCTTCACCTGCCCGCTGTTCTTCGGAGTCG CTCACTTTCACCATGTTATTGAGCAGCTACGGTTTCGCCAAGGAAGCACAGCCAGCATCTTCCTCTCAGCAG tgttccagttttcataCACAGCTGTTTTTGGAACATACACGGCCTTCATCTTCATCCGGACAG GGCACCTCATTGGGCCTGTGCTCTGCCACTCCTTCTGCAACTACGTCGGGTTCCCTGCTGTCGGCGCAGCCCTGGACCACCCACAGCGCTGCCTCGTCATCTTCTTCTACCTGTTGGGagtgatcctcttcctcctcctcttgcaccCCATGACGGATCCCGCTTTCTTTGGCCACCTGCCCATCTGCTCCCTCTCCAGACTGACTTCGCACACCAGCAGCCTTGGCAGCTTCTCCCTCTGCTCTTGA